The sequence below is a genomic window from Bacteroidales bacterium.
TTCTGAATATTCATCATTGTAATATCTTTGGAAATTTCCGTCATCTTTTAGTGAATCCACATCATTTTTCGAGCGACAACCCGAAACTGTAATGTTTGTATTTAATTTCAATGTATTATTAAAAAAAAACAGGTGAGATAAACCTGTAACTCCCATATCAGAGCCGTAGTTTACTTTTGTTTTATCAAGAACTTCCGATGTATATGCACCGCCGTCTTCTGCATCCTCATCTTTTACGGCTATTTTCATACTGCTTAAACCTCCTATACCAAAAATTGAAATTGTACCTGCTTTAGATGTTGGAAAATTTAATTTGAATGATAAATCTTGATATTCAGGGATACCTCCGTAGCTGTTAAAGCCGATTGCATCCATCAAATTCATCATAGTATATCGATAATTAATTAAATATGAAGCTTTTTTATTTTTTACAAAAGGTCCTTCGGCACCAAGTTCAAAACCGTTAAATCCGAATTGAGCCATATATTCTCTTTTTTTATTATTCCCCTTGCGCATTTTTAAATCAAACACACCCGATATTGCATTTCCGTATTCAGCAGGAAAAGCTCCGGTATAAAAATCTGAATTTGTCAGTAAATTATTATTTAAAATAGATATAGACCCTCCCGTTGTGCCAAGGGTTCCGTAGTGATTAGGATTAGGAATATCTACGCCTTCTAATCTCCACAAAAGACCGAGAGGTGAATTTCCTCTTATTATAATATCATTTCTTTGGTCGCCTGCAGCAACAATTCCGGCATAATTTGATACCATACGGGCAGGATCGCCCCATGTTCCGGCGTATTTTTCAGTTTCGGCAACAGTAAAAGATCTTGCACTTACTAATGCGGTTTCATTTAAAGGTAAGTCTTTTCTTGAAAAGGCATTTATTATAACTTCGTCTAATCTTATTATATTTTCTGTTAACTCAATTGTCAATACAGTTTCTTTTCCGGTTGTAACATAAAGGTCTCTTATAGAAACCGACTTATAGCCTATAAGACTTATCAATAAATCATGTCTTCCTACCGGGATATTTTCTAATTCAAAATTTCCGTCAGAATCTGTAACAGTTCCTGTTTGAGGGTTTGAATTAAGCAACACAACATTTGCTCCGGGCAAAGGTGCATTTAAATTATTATCAACAACACATCCTCTGATTGTTTGCTTATACTTTGATTGTGCAAAACTTGAATATCCAAATATAAAGACAAAAATCAAGATTAAATAAAGAGAACAAAACTTTTTCATAACATTAAATTATCAATTAGAAATTAATTAAATACTATTGTGAAAATATATCTAACTGATAATTAAATAAAAAGAATTGTTCCGAAACAGGAAGATATTAGTCTGAAGACGGAAATACGGTGTTTGTAATTATTTACTGTATGAAATAAATAAATATTAGCATTGAATATTTAATATCTGAACGATTAACCCAATATTACATCAACAAATCCTCGGCAATTGCTCCCCCGAAATCATATCAACAATTCTCGTTGTGCCTATTGATGTTTTCAACTTAACAATTTTAT
It includes:
- a CDS encoding TonB-dependent receptor, whose protein sequence is MKKFCSLYLILIFVFIFGYSSFAQSKYKQTIRGCVVDNNLNAPLPGANVVLLNSNPQTGTVTDSDGNFELENIPVGRHDLLISLIGYKSVSIRDLYVTTGKETVLTIELTENIIRLDEVIINAFSRKDLPLNETALVSARSFTVAETEKYAGTWGDPARMVSNYAGIVAAGDQRNDIIIRGNSPLGLLWRLEGVDIPNPNHYGTLGTTGGSISILNNNLLTNSDFYTGAFPAEYGNAISGVFDLKMRKGNNKKREYMAQFGFNGFELGAEGPFVKNKKASYLINYRYTMMNLMDAIGFNSYGGIPEYQDLSFKLNFPTSKAGTISIFGIGGLSSMKIAVKDEDAEDGGAYTSEVLDKTKVNYGSDMGVTGLSHLFFFNNTLKLNTNITVSGCRSKNDVDSLKDDGNFQRYYNDEYSEVKYSFSGRLTKKLNVKNNLYLGLLYDIYEISYFDEYYESDIDNFINLTNTKGQLGLFQSYLKWLYKFSDNFTFSGGIHFQQFNLNGDYSIEPRVSIKKELTEKQSLSLGYGMHSQLQARINYFTETLIDSAAFNYVKTNQDMGFSKSHQIVLGYDYLPTKNLRLKIETYYQYLYNIPVEQKESYFSMINYGADFYSEKIDSLVNEGTGKNYGIELTIEKFLNKNYYFLLTSSIFESKYKGSDNIERNSAFNGNFVINALCGYNVQLGKHNNTLSINLRNVFAGGRRYIPVNFDASELSGYTEYDYDNAYINKYDNFFRLDFKISFNKNSAKLNQTFSVEIMNITDHKNVFSQNYDSGSNETVTSYQTGFFPVMSYKIQF